The following is a genomic window from Gemmatimonadota bacterium.
TTAGTCACGCAGGTGTAAGCGGAGGTGCGGAAGCGATGACCGAACGAGAACTGGGTGCTACCTGGTGGCATCGCGCGTCGGATGGCGGGGGTGCGATGCTGGACTTCTGTTCCTATGGAGCCCTTGTCGCGCGATGGTATATCGGTGAACCTGGCGTGTCGGCAATCGGAATGCGAGCGAACTTGAATAGCCCGTGGGGTGATGCAGACGACAACGGCGTGATGATCGTCCGGTTCTCGCGTGCAATGGGCGTGTTTGAGGGAACCTGGACTACCAGGCATCAGGGAGTACCGAATGGTCCGATTGTATATGGGACGAAAGGCACGCTGGTGGCAGGGGGAGGTAGGGGCAAGCCAACTGTCCAGGTAGAGGCCGGTGAGAGTGCCACCTATTCGTGCGAGAGGCTGCCCCAAGGACGTCGTCAGATATCCGAGGAATTAATTCACCATCTGGATACGGGTGATCCCCTTCATGAAACGCTGCAGGTAGGCATGAATCTCGATGCAACGGCCATTGTGGATGCTGGAATCCGTTCTGCTGATAGCGGGAAACTGGAGCCTGTGAACGGCCCGGATTGGGCAATCGGATAGCAGGGTGAAAGGAGATTGTGTGCAAAATTCGGATGGGTCCATCGGTGTGAGCGACATCGCGAAGTGGGAGATGGATGCGACGAATCCCTGGTGATAAATAAG
Proteins encoded in this region:
- a CDS encoding Gfo/Idh/MocA family oxidoreductase, which gives rise to MSHTYRVGVIGFAHMHVNNVAALFAQHSQVDMVACADTVPTVPELREAPYSRGWNMKNALNTIGIPKAYEDYREMLAKEALDIAICTTENARHPEVVAACAQANAHVCVEKPMAMSMSDALQMARACEVAGVTMAVNWPITWRPAARKAKELIDQGVIGRVLEVRWRGGHRGPLGAGVSHAGVSGGAEAMTERELGATWWHRASDGGGAMLDFCSYGALVARWYIGEPGVSAIGMRANLNSPWGDADDNGVMIVRFSRAMGVFEGTWTTRHQGVPNGPIVYGTKGTLVAGGGRGKPTVQVEAGESATYSCERLPQGRRQISEELIHHLDTGDPLHETLQVGMNLDATAIVDAGIRSADSGKLEPVNGPDWAIG